The following are from one region of the Nicotiana tomentosiformis chromosome 7, ASM39032v3, whole genome shotgun sequence genome:
- the LOC138895316 gene encoding uncharacterized protein codes for MVRTRTASSADQQSDPPVVASRRGRGRGRGRAQPRALAAALAAEPLVEFDEETLAQTVPAGPAQIPEGFIATPVLQDALVRLVGFLESVAQTGAFPMAPTISQAGRGAQTPTTHTLEQPVAAAPPVDGAAMSSEALWRLDRFTKLFPVHFSGAPSEYPQEYLDSCHEVLRNMGILETNGVDFAAFQMTSSAKKLWRDYLLTRPAGSPALTWDQFLHLFLEKFLPITTREERRRQFELLQQGSMTVTQYASRDRDKGLSSVLKTDFKTVFVQNFIFSSIELDLGRYLKKDFNTQSQVCTF; via the exons atggtgaggacacgtactgctTCTTCCGCTGATCAGCAGTCGGATCCTCCAGTAGTAGCTTCTaggaggggcagaggtcgaggcaggggcagggctcagcccaggGCCTTAGCAGCAGCTCTAGCTGCGGAGCCTCTGGTAGAGTTCGATGAGGAGACTCTAGCTCAGACCGTTCCGGCAGGACCAGCTCAGATCCCAGAGGGGTTTATTGCTACCCCGGTACTTCAGGATGCCTTGGTCCGATTAGTGGGCTTTCTGGAGAGTGtagcccagactggcgcattccccatggcaccaaccatatctcaggctggaagaggagcccagactcctaccacccaCACTTTGGAGCAG ccagttgctGCAGCACCGCCCGTTGATGGGGCAGCTATGTCCTCCGAGGCATTGTGgaggttggacaggtttaccaagctcttcccagttcacttcagtggtgctccttcagagtaTCCCCAGGAGTACCTTGATAGCTGCCATGAGGTTCTTCGGAACATGGGTATAttagagaccaatggggtcgactttgctgCTTTCCAGATGACTAGTTCCGCCAAGAAGCTGTGGAGGGATTatttgttgactagaccagctgggtcgcctgctcttacttgggatcagttcttacatctcttcttggagaagtttctgcctatcactaCTAGAGAGGAGCGCCGTCGTCAGTTCGAGCTTCTCcagcagggtagcatgactgttactcagtatgccTCTCGCGATCGCGATAAAGGCCTGTCCAGTGTTTTAAAAACTGACTTCAAAACGGTATTtgttcaaaatttcatattttcttccatAGAACTCGACCTAGGGCGATATTTGAAGAAGGATTTCAACACCCAATCACAGGTTTGCACTTTCTAA